From one Triticum urartu cultivar G1812 chromosome 3, Tu2.1, whole genome shotgun sequence genomic stretch:
- the LOC125543121 gene encoding glutathione S-transferase 1 has protein sequence MSPVKVFGHPMLTNVARVMLFLEEVGAEYELVPIDFVAGEHKRPQHVQLNPFAKMPGFQDGDLVLFESRAIAKYILRKYGGTAGLDLLGENSGIEELAVVDMWTEVEAQQYYPAISPVVFECIIIPFIIPGGGATPNQSVVDESLERLRGVLGIYEARLEKSRYLAGDSISFADLNHIPFTFYFMTTPYAKVFDEYPKVKAWWEMLMARPAVQRVCKHMPTEFKLGAQY, from the exons ATGTCTCCGGTGAAGGTGTTCGGGCACCCGATGTTGACAAACGTCGCACGGGTGATGCTCttcctggaggaggtcggcgcCGAGTACGAGCTCGTGCCCATCGACTTCGTCGCCGGCGAGCACAAGAGGCCCCAACACGTCCAGCTAAAC CCGTTTGCGAAGATGCCTGGGTTCCAAGATGGCGATCTCGTCCTGTTCG AGTCGCGCGCCATCGCCAAGTACATCCTCCGCAAGTACGGGGGGACAGCCGGCCTGGACCTCCTCGGAGAAAACAGCGGAATCGAAGAATTAGCAGTGGTGGACATGTGGACGGAGGTGGAGGCCCAGCAGTACTACCCGGCCATCTCGCCGGTGGTGTTCGAGTGCATCATCATTCCCTTCATCATCCCTGGCGGTGGTGCGACGCCGAACCAGAGCGTCGTGGACGAGAGCCTGGAGCGGCTGAGGGGCGTGCTGGGGATCTACGAGGCCCGGCTGGAGAAGAGCAGGTACTTGGCCGGGGACTCCATCAGCTTCGCCGATCTGAACCACATCCCGTTCACCTTCTACTTCATGACCACCCCGTACGCCAAGGTGTTTGATGAGTACCCCAAGGTGAAGGCCTGGTGGGAGATGCTCATGGCCAGGCCGGCGGTGCAGAGGGTCTGCAAGCATATGCCTACCGAGTTTAAGCTAGGTGCGCAGTACTAG